The proteins below are encoded in one region of Catenulispora sp. GP43:
- a CDS encoding UDP-glucose/GDP-mannose dehydrogenase family protein, producing the protein MQVRITVIGTGYLGVTHAACMAELGFEVMGLDVDVEKVAALAAGHVPFYEPGLQELMQKQIAAGRLSFTCDYTELAEWAGDGAVHFISVGTPQKQGEYAADMTYVDTAFESLARAIAHQGRSLVVGKSTVPVGTANRVAAMVAGIAPNAEVAWNPEFLREGWAVKDTLHPDRLVIGVRSAEAEADLRQVYARLLEEEVPLVVTDFPTAELVKVSANSFLAVKISFINAMAEVCEAAGADVMQLSEALSHDPRIGGRYLVPGLGFGGGCLPKDIRAFMARAGELGVDQALAFLKEVDAINMRRRARTVDLAREQCDGSLLGKRVAVWGAAFKPDSDDIRDSPALNVAASINLQGAQVTVYDPKAMDNARKMFPTLSYASSAMEAAQQADVILHLTEWQEFRDLDPVAVRGQVRGARIIDSRNALDAAAWRTAGWTYRALGRP; encoded by the coding sequence ATACAAGTGCGGATCACGGTGATCGGCACCGGATACCTCGGTGTCACCCACGCCGCCTGCATGGCCGAGCTCGGTTTCGAGGTGATGGGCCTGGACGTCGACGTGGAGAAGGTCGCCGCCCTGGCCGCCGGACACGTCCCGTTCTACGAGCCCGGCCTGCAGGAACTGATGCAGAAGCAGATCGCCGCCGGGCGGCTGTCCTTCACCTGCGACTACACCGAGCTGGCCGAGTGGGCCGGCGACGGCGCGGTGCACTTCATCTCCGTGGGCACGCCGCAGAAGCAGGGTGAGTACGCGGCCGACATGACCTATGTCGACACCGCCTTCGAGAGCCTCGCCCGGGCGATCGCCCACCAGGGCCGCTCGCTGGTGGTCGGCAAGTCCACGGTCCCGGTCGGCACCGCCAACCGGGTCGCCGCGATGGTCGCCGGCATCGCGCCGAACGCCGAGGTGGCGTGGAACCCGGAGTTCCTGCGCGAGGGCTGGGCCGTGAAGGACACGCTGCACCCGGACCGGCTGGTCATCGGCGTGCGCTCGGCCGAGGCCGAGGCGGACCTGCGGCAGGTCTACGCGCGGCTGCTGGAGGAGGAGGTGCCGCTGGTGGTCACCGACTTCCCGACCGCCGAGCTGGTCAAGGTCTCCGCGAACTCCTTCCTCGCGGTCAAGATCTCCTTCATCAACGCCATGGCCGAGGTGTGCGAGGCGGCCGGCGCCGACGTCATGCAGCTGTCCGAGGCGCTGTCCCACGACCCGCGCATCGGCGGCCGCTACCTGGTGCCGGGCCTCGGCTTCGGCGGCGGCTGCCTGCCCAAGGACATCCGGGCGTTCATGGCCCGGGCCGGCGAGCTCGGCGTGGACCAGGCGCTGGCCTTCCTGAAGGAGGTCGACGCCATCAACATGCGGCGCCGGGCCCGGACCGTGGACCTGGCCCGCGAGCAGTGCGACGGCTCGCTGCTGGGCAAGCGCGTCGCGGTCTGGGGCGCGGCGTTCAAGCCGGACTCCGACGACATCCGCGACTCCCCCGCCCTGAACGTCGCGGCGTCGATAAACCTGCAGGGCGCGCAGGTCACCGTCTACGACCCCAAGGCCATGGACAACGCGCGCAAGATGTTCCCGACCCTGTCCTACGCCTCCTCGGCGATGGAGGCCGCACAGCAGGCCGACGTGATCCTGCACCTCACCGAGTGGCAGGAGTTCCGCGACCTGGACCCGGTCGCGGTGCGCGGGCAGGTGCGGGGCGCCCGGATCATCGACAGCCGCAACGCGCTGGACGCGGCGGCCTGGCGGACCGCGGGCTGGACGTACCGGGCGCTGGGACGGCCCTGA
- a CDS encoding 2-oxoacid:acceptor oxidoreductase subunit alpha has product MTKQVEKVDRVIIRFAGDSGDGMQLTGDRFTSETAAFGNDLSTLPDFPAEIRAPAGTLPGVSAFQLHFADHDILTPGDAPDVLVAMNPAALKANIKDVPRGGTIIVNTDEFTPRALSKVGYAADPLEDGSLDAYKVHRVALTTQTVKVLEGHDISRKDAERAKNMYSLGLLSWLYHRPTEATLAFLEKKFAKKPAIAAANVAAFRAGWNYGETTEDFVVSYEIAPAPMPKGTYRNIHGNLALAYGLIAASHQSGLPMFLGAYPITPASDILHELSKHKNHGVRTFQAEDEIAGIGAALGASFGGALGVTTTSGPGIALKGETIGLAVSLELPLVICDIQRGGPSTGLPTKTEQSDLLLAMFGRNGEAPVPIVAPRSPADCFDAALEAARIAVTYRTPVFLLSDGYLANGSEPWRIPDVADLPVIAPDFATGPNKTLEDGTEAFWPFLRDPQTLARPWAIPGTPGLEHRIGGIEKADGTGNISYDPANHDLMVRTRAAKVAGIDVPDLDVDDPSGQAKVLVLGWGSTFGPIQAACRQVRREGQPVAHAHLRHLNPFPANLGRILKEYDRVLIPEMNLGQLSMLIRARYLVDAVGYNQVRGLPFKAAELAGVIKNLIESDAVAQEERAGV; this is encoded by the coding sequence ATGACCAAGCAGGTTGAGAAGGTCGACCGGGTCATCATCCGTTTCGCCGGCGACTCGGGCGACGGCATGCAGCTCACCGGCGACCGGTTCACCTCCGAGACCGCGGCGTTCGGCAACGACCTGTCGACGCTGCCCGACTTCCCCGCCGAGATCCGGGCCCCCGCCGGGACCCTGCCCGGCGTGTCCGCGTTCCAGCTGCACTTCGCCGACCACGACATCCTCACCCCGGGCGACGCCCCGGACGTGCTGGTGGCCATGAACCCGGCGGCGCTGAAGGCGAACATCAAGGACGTCCCGCGCGGCGGCACGATCATCGTCAACACCGACGAGTTCACGCCCCGCGCGCTGAGCAAGGTCGGCTACGCCGCCGACCCGCTGGAGGACGGCTCCCTGGACGCCTACAAGGTGCACAGGGTCGCGCTGACCACGCAGACGGTGAAGGTCCTGGAGGGCCACGACATCTCCCGCAAGGACGCCGAACGCGCGAAGAACATGTACTCGCTCGGCCTGCTGTCCTGGCTGTACCACCGGCCGACCGAGGCCACGCTGGCGTTCCTGGAGAAGAAGTTCGCCAAGAAGCCGGCCATAGCGGCCGCGAACGTGGCGGCCTTCCGGGCCGGGTGGAACTACGGCGAGACGACCGAGGACTTCGTCGTCTCCTACGAGATCGCCCCGGCGCCGATGCCCAAGGGCACCTACCGGAACATCCACGGCAACCTCGCACTGGCGTACGGCCTGATCGCGGCCAGCCACCAGAGCGGGCTGCCGATGTTCCTGGGCGCCTACCCGATCACCCCGGCCTCGGACATCCTGCACGAGCTGAGCAAGCACAAGAACCACGGCGTGCGGACCTTCCAGGCCGAGGACGAGATCGCCGGCATCGGCGCGGCCCTGGGCGCCAGCTTCGGCGGCGCGCTCGGCGTCACCACCACCTCCGGCCCCGGCATCGCACTCAAGGGCGAGACCATCGGCCTGGCGGTGAGCCTGGAGCTGCCGCTGGTGATCTGCGACATCCAGCGCGGCGGCCCGAGCACCGGCCTGCCGACCAAGACCGAGCAGTCCGACCTGCTCCTGGCCATGTTCGGGCGCAACGGCGAGGCCCCGGTGCCGATCGTGGCGCCGCGCTCCCCCGCCGACTGCTTCGACGCCGCCCTGGAGGCCGCGCGGATCGCCGTCACCTACCGGACCCCGGTGTTCCTGCTGTCCGACGGCTACCTGGCCAACGGCTCGGAGCCCTGGCGGATCCCGGACGTCGCCGACCTGCCGGTGATCGCCCCGGACTTCGCCACCGGCCCGAACAAGACGCTCGAGGACGGCACCGAGGCGTTCTGGCCGTTCCTGCGCGACCCGCAGACCCTGGCCCGGCCGTGGGCCATCCCCGGCACCCCGGGCCTGGAGCACCGGATCGGCGGCATCGAGAAGGCCGACGGCACCGGCAACATCTCCTACGACCCGGCGAACCACGACCTGATGGTGCGCACCCGGGCCGCCAAGGTGGCCGGCATCGACGTCCCGGACCTGGACGTGGACGACCCCTCCGGCCAGGCGAAGGTCCTGGTCCTGGGCTGGGGCTCGACCTTCGGCCCGATCCAGGCGGCCTGCCGCCAGGTCCGCCGGGAGGGACAGCCGGTCGCGCATGCCCATCTGCGTCATCTGAACCCCTTCCCGGCGAATCTCGGGCGCATACTGAAGGAGTACGACAGAGTGCTCATCCCCGAGATGAACCTCGGGCAGCTCTCCATGCTCATCCGCGCCCGCTACCTCGTGGACGCGGTCGGCTACAACCAGGTGCGCGGCCTGCCGTTCAAGGCGGCCGAGCTGGCCGGAGTGATCAAGAACCTGATCGAGTCGGACGCGGTTGCCCAGGAAGAAAGGGCGGGGGTCTAA
- a CDS encoding 2-oxoacid:ferredoxin oxidoreductase subunit beta — protein MPELLKLTTKDFKTDQEVRWCPGCGDYAILAAVQGFMPSLGIARENIVFVSGIGCSSRFPYYMNTYGMHSIHGRAPAIATGLASSRPDLSVWVVTGDGDALSIGGNHLIHALRRNVNLKILLFNNRIYGLTKGQYSPTSEQGKITKSTPYGSLDAPFNPVSLALGAEATFVARSIDSDRKHLTSVLQAAAEHQGTALVEIYQNCNIFNDGAFENLKDNTVKDRHLIRLEHGKPIAFGTETERYGIVRMPDATLKAVPLEQAGDAVLVHDAHTPEPDLAFALSRLPDPTTLSPTPIGVFRDVTRPTYDALMSAQLDESARTLGSGKLAELLTGSDTWTIS, from the coding sequence ATGCCGGAACTGCTCAAGCTCACGACCAAGGACTTCAAGACCGACCAGGAAGTGCGCTGGTGCCCCGGCTGCGGGGACTACGCGATCCTGGCGGCGGTCCAGGGGTTCATGCCGTCCCTGGGCATCGCCCGGGAGAACATCGTGTTCGTCTCCGGGATCGGCTGCTCCTCGCGCTTCCCGTACTACATGAACACCTACGGGATGCACTCCATCCACGGCCGCGCCCCGGCGATCGCCACGGGCCTGGCCTCCTCCCGGCCGGACCTGTCGGTCTGGGTGGTCACCGGCGACGGCGACGCGCTGTCCATCGGCGGGAACCACCTGATCCACGCGCTGCGCCGGAACGTCAATCTGAAGATCCTGCTGTTCAACAACCGGATCTACGGACTGACCAAGGGCCAGTACTCGCCGACCTCCGAGCAGGGCAAGATCACCAAGAGCACGCCGTACGGGTCGCTGGACGCCCCGTTCAACCCGGTGTCGCTGGCCCTGGGCGCCGAGGCGACCTTCGTGGCCCGCAGCATCGACTCCGACCGCAAGCACCTGACCTCGGTGCTGCAGGCCGCGGCCGAGCACCAGGGCACGGCGCTGGTCGAGATCTACCAGAACTGCAACATCTTCAACGACGGCGCCTTCGAGAACCTGAAGGACAACACGGTCAAGGACCGGCACCTGATCCGGCTGGAGCACGGCAAGCCGATCGCCTTCGGCACCGAGACCGAGCGGTACGGGATCGTCCGGATGCCCGACGCCACGCTGAAGGCGGTGCCGCTGGAGCAGGCCGGGGACGCGGTGCTGGTGCACGACGCCCACACCCCCGAGCCGGACCTGGCCTTCGCGCTGTCCCGGCTGCCCGACCCCACGACACTCTCGCCCACCCCGATCGGGGTGTTCCGGGACGTCACCCGGCCGACCTACGACGCCCTGATGAGCGCGCAGCTGGACGAGTCCGCGCGCACCCTGGGCTCGGGCAAGCTCGCCGAGCTGCTGACCGGGTCCGACACGTGGACGATCTCGTGA
- a CDS encoding amino acid permease, translated as MSSTSTAEPKKARSGAVTVPVATPGALAPDVNLPESLGYRVKKRLLGTPLVNDQLHGEKLSNPVALGVLAPDCVSSSAYGTEQMLTQLVPYFGTVGFILVMPVTGVILGLLLLLTLCYRDVVRHYTKAGGAYVVARENFGQKVAQIAAVALLIDYIVTVAVQIAAGTDAIASWMTFTFHVNIDSWKIYVSVFVIILLCFGNLRGIREAGRSFAVPAYFYIAAAGVTVLVGLVRLATTGLPQAPSLHDQAGGALPLGSYTGTLLQVTAVLWILKGFANGGSSLTGLEAISNGVSVFKKPAGRNAAKTMIWMSTALGSLVLGISILAWQLKTNPYSSGNPTVLAQITKITWGGHGFGFVMLTLVQLATALILYTGGNTSFNGFPFLTSFVAEDNFLPRQFLVRGHRLAFSNGIVVLTILSLALLIGTGGNLTSLVALYAIGVFTGFVMASAGLFKYHWTRNEPHRWWKLFVAGSACVMSFAVVVIFATVKFTEGAWMVVIVFPPAVFGLIQLNKRYRREAEALAKAPASAELPTRTQTSVMVLVDSVDLAVIKTLRYARSLRPTEVRAVHLMVDNLYAEQLRNQWDASQAADIPLEVIEVPDRRIRRAAMELAARETAEGYEVTVLLPRRTYSPIVGRLLHDRTADRLAEVLSTLPHVVATIVPFDVVEAIEELEQAEKGHKPKAREGDAAAGKPRSTKKMLLDAECTDIPDPGHGVPVPVSPISSVQWRQRAAVEGRIRSVAVSPVKGSPALEAELYDASGGITLVFYGRRSIPGIEPGAIMRVEGMVGEMEGHLAMANPTYKLLPREHGDDE; from the coding sequence ATGAGCAGTACCAGCACGGCCGAGCCCAAGAAGGCTCGTTCGGGGGCGGTGACGGTACCGGTCGCCACGCCCGGGGCCCTGGCCCCGGACGTCAACCTCCCGGAGAGCCTGGGCTACCGGGTCAAGAAGCGGCTGCTGGGCACCCCGCTGGTCAACGACCAGCTGCACGGCGAGAAGCTGTCGAACCCGGTGGCGCTCGGGGTGCTGGCGCCGGACTGCGTGTCCTCCTCGGCGTACGGCACCGAGCAGATGCTGACCCAGCTCGTGCCCTACTTCGGCACCGTGGGCTTCATCCTGGTCATGCCGGTCACCGGGGTGATCCTGGGCCTGCTGCTCCTGCTGACGCTGTGCTACCGGGACGTGGTCCGGCACTACACCAAGGCCGGCGGGGCCTACGTGGTGGCCCGGGAGAACTTCGGGCAGAAGGTCGCCCAGATCGCCGCGGTCGCCCTGCTCATCGACTACATCGTGACGGTGGCGGTGCAGATCGCGGCCGGCACGGACGCCATCGCGTCCTGGATGACCTTCACCTTCCACGTCAACATCGACAGCTGGAAGATCTACGTCTCGGTCTTCGTGATCATCCTGCTGTGCTTCGGCAACCTGCGCGGCATCCGCGAGGCCGGCCGCTCGTTCGCGGTGCCGGCGTACTTCTACATCGCGGCGGCCGGCGTCACCGTCCTGGTGGGCCTGGTCCGGCTGGCCACCACCGGGCTGCCGCAGGCGCCCAGCCTGCACGACCAGGCCGGCGGCGCGCTGCCGCTGGGCAGCTACACCGGGACCCTGCTCCAGGTCACCGCGGTCCTGTGGATCCTGAAGGGCTTCGCGAACGGCGGCTCCTCGCTGACCGGCCTGGAGGCCATCTCCAACGGCGTGTCGGTGTTCAAGAAGCCGGCCGGCCGCAACGCCGCCAAGACGATGATCTGGATGTCCACCGCGCTGGGCTCGCTGGTGCTGGGCATCTCGATCCTGGCCTGGCAGCTGAAGACCAACCCGTACAGCAGCGGCAACCCGACGGTGCTGGCCCAGATCACCAAGATCACCTGGGGCGGCCACGGCTTCGGGTTCGTGATGCTGACCCTGGTGCAGCTGGCCACCGCGCTGATCCTGTACACCGGCGGCAACACCTCGTTCAACGGCTTCCCGTTCCTGACCTCGTTCGTCGCCGAGGACAACTTCCTGCCCCGGCAGTTCCTCGTGCGCGGACACCGCCTGGCGTTCTCCAACGGCATCGTGGTGCTCACGATCCTGTCGCTGGCCCTGCTCATCGGCACCGGCGGCAACCTGACCTCGCTGGTCGCGCTGTACGCGATCGGGGTGTTCACCGGCTTCGTGATGGCCTCGGCGGGTCTGTTCAAGTACCACTGGACCCGCAACGAGCCGCACCGCTGGTGGAAGCTGTTCGTGGCCGGCTCGGCCTGCGTGATGTCGTTCGCGGTCGTGGTGATCTTCGCGACGGTGAAGTTCACCGAGGGCGCGTGGATGGTCGTGATCGTCTTCCCGCCGGCCGTCTTCGGCCTGATCCAGCTGAACAAGCGCTACCGCCGCGAGGCCGAGGCGCTGGCCAAGGCGCCGGCCTCGGCGGAGCTGCCGACCCGCACCCAGACCTCGGTCATGGTCCTGGTCGACTCGGTGGACCTGGCGGTCATCAAGACGCTGCGCTACGCCCGCTCCCTGCGCCCGACCGAGGTCCGCGCCGTCCACCTGATGGTCGACAACCTGTACGCCGAGCAGCTGCGCAACCAGTGGGACGCCTCCCAGGCCGCGGACATCCCGCTGGAGGTCATCGAGGTGCCCGACCGCCGCATCCGCCGCGCGGCGATGGAGCTGGCCGCCCGCGAGACCGCGGAGGGCTACGAGGTGACAGTCCTGCTCCCGCGCCGCACGTACTCCCCGATCGTCGGCCGCCTCCTGCACGACCGCACCGCCGACCGCCTGGCCGAGGTCCTGTCGACGCTGCCGCACGTGGTGGCCACCATCGTGCCCTTCGACGTGGTCGAGGCGATCGAGGAGCTGGAGCAGGCCGAGAAGGGCCACAAGCCCAAGGCCAGGGAGGGCGACGCCGCGGCCGGCAAGCCCCGCTCCACCAAGAAGATGCTCCTGGACGCCGAATGCACGGACATCCCCGACCCCGGCCACGGCGTCCCGGTCCCGGTCAGCCCGATCTCCTCGGTCCAGTGGCGCCAGCGCGCCGCGGTCGAGGGCCGCATCCGCTCGGTCGCGGTGTCCCCGGTGAAGGGCTCCCCGGCCCTGGAAGCCGAGCTCTACGACGCCTCCGGCGGCATCACGCTGGTGTTCTACGGCCGGCGCTCGATCCCGGGCATCGAGCCGGGCGCGATCATGCGCGTGGAGGGCATGGTCGGCGAGATGGAGGGGCACCTGGCGATGGCGAACCCGACGTACAAGCTGCTGCCGCGCGAGCACGGGGACGACGAGTAG
- the rarD gene encoding EamA family transporter RarD, which translates to MGESGSAAERRLGVGFGVAAYGAWGLFPLYWPLLEPAGAGEILAHRMAWSLLAVLVLLAVRRVPGGGARWGWVRELLRTPRKVALLAAAAAAISVNWFVYIWSVNHGHTVDTAFGYFINPLVTVLFGVFLLRERLRRLQWAAVGVGAVAVLVLAVGYGKAPWIALVLAGSFGTYGLLKKLAAVPAAEAMAVESTLQFLPAVGYLAWLGTHGTLDFAHHGAGNTALLVLAGPVTVVPLICFGAAANRLPLSVVGLLQFLAPILQFLCGVLVQHESVPPARLAGFLIVWLALVLLTVDALRGARRRPAAAVPAAVPAPAQSTSTSETAPSMLDSTLTQASTSA; encoded by the coding sequence ATGGGAGAGAGCGGGAGCGCCGCTGAGCGGCGGCTCGGGGTGGGGTTCGGGGTCGCGGCGTACGGAGCCTGGGGGCTCTTCCCGCTCTACTGGCCGCTGCTGGAGCCCGCGGGCGCCGGGGAGATCCTCGCGCACCGGATGGCGTGGTCGCTGCTGGCCGTGCTGGTGCTGCTGGCTGTGCGGCGGGTGCCGGGCGGCGGGGCGCGGTGGGGGTGGGTGCGCGAGTTGCTGCGGACGCCCCGCAAGGTCGCGCTGCTCGCCGCGGCCGCGGCCGCCATCTCCGTCAACTGGTTCGTGTACATCTGGTCCGTCAACCACGGGCACACCGTCGACACCGCGTTCGGATACTTCATCAATCCGCTGGTGACCGTGCTGTTCGGGGTCTTCCTGCTGCGGGAGCGGCTGCGGCGGCTGCAGTGGGCCGCGGTGGGGGTCGGAGCGGTGGCCGTGCTGGTGCTGGCCGTCGGGTACGGCAAGGCGCCGTGGATCGCGCTGGTGCTGGCCGGGAGCTTCGGGACGTACGGGCTGCTGAAGAAGCTCGCGGCGGTGCCGGCGGCCGAGGCGATGGCGGTGGAGTCCACGCTGCAGTTCCTGCCCGCCGTCGGGTACCTGGCGTGGCTCGGGACGCACGGGACGCTCGACTTCGCGCACCACGGGGCCGGGAACACCGCGCTGCTGGTGCTCGCCGGGCCGGTGACGGTGGTGCCGCTGATCTGCTTCGGGGCCGCGGCCAACCGGCTCCCGCTGTCGGTGGTCGGGCTGCTGCAGTTCCTGGCGCCGATCCTGCAGTTCCTGTGCGGGGTGCTGGTGCAGCACGAGTCGGTGCCGCCGGCGCGGCTGGCCGGGTTCCTGATCGTCTGGCTCGCGCTGGTGCTGCTGACGGTCGACGCGCTGCGCGGGGCCCGCAGGCGGCCTGCTGCTGCTGTTCCTGCTGCCGTTCCGGCTCCTGCTCAGTCCACCTCGACGTCCGAGACCGCGCCCAGCATGCTCGACAGCACCTTGACGCAGGCGTCCACGTCGGCCTGA
- a CDS encoding MarR family winged helix-turn-helix transcriptional regulator: MTDEPLPPEELAVRLAEVYLLVGPLYRRVLRKVELDEMEGVGVGVRAVLDMLRLNGPMTVPQMGRAQALSRQFVQRMVNDAAERGLVEAVPNPAHRRSWLIRLTEAGRAAIELVTAREHGLLGQVGGGLTQADVDACVKVLSSMLGAVSDVEVD; encoded by the coding sequence GTGACGGATGAACCGCTTCCCCCGGAGGAGCTCGCCGTGCGGCTGGCCGAGGTCTACCTCCTGGTCGGGCCGCTGTACCGGCGGGTGCTACGCAAGGTGGAGCTCGACGAGATGGAGGGCGTCGGCGTCGGCGTGCGCGCGGTGCTGGACATGCTGCGCCTCAACGGGCCGATGACGGTGCCGCAGATGGGCCGCGCGCAGGCCCTGAGCCGGCAGTTCGTGCAGCGCATGGTGAACGACGCCGCGGAGCGCGGGCTGGTCGAGGCGGTCCCGAACCCGGCGCACCGCCGGTCCTGGCTGATCCGGCTCACCGAGGCCGGCCGCGCGGCGATCGAGCTGGTGACCGCGCGCGAGCACGGGCTGCTCGGCCAGGTCGGCGGCGGGCTGACTCAGGCCGACGTGGACGCCTGCGTCAAGGTGCTGTCGAGCATGCTGGGCGCGGTCTCGGACGTCGAGGTGGACTGA
- a CDS encoding alpha/beta fold hydrolase — protein MNEIQYATLPDGGRLAYADRGTGPLLVLLHGGFLDHRMWTPQLKTLSTDHRVVAPDARGHGDSSVATAPFRHTDDVAALIRHLDAGPAVLVGVSMGAATATDTALEHPDLVRALVVSGAGTSEPEFVDDWTGQTLAQVWPPLFAGDVPGALKIWNKFTAGPHRELSDLDPAIPALIDEMTTKTWAKHTDAKDWSSHAEDTWARAARLTVPVMAVIGGADSDDHRHNAERLADSVADARKITIADTAHYPNLEDPEAFDAAVIGFVDALV, from the coding sequence ATGAACGAGATCCAGTACGCGACCCTCCCCGACGGCGGCCGGCTGGCCTACGCGGACCGGGGCACCGGCCCCCTCCTCGTCCTGCTCCACGGCGGCTTCCTCGACCACCGCATGTGGACCCCGCAGCTGAAGACCCTTTCGACGGACCACCGCGTCGTCGCCCCGGACGCCCGCGGCCACGGCGACAGCTCCGTGGCCACCGCCCCGTTCCGGCACACCGACGACGTCGCGGCCCTGATCCGCCACCTGGACGCCGGTCCCGCGGTCCTGGTCGGCGTCTCGATGGGCGCCGCGACCGCCACCGACACCGCACTGGAGCACCCCGACCTGGTCCGCGCCCTGGTGGTCAGCGGCGCGGGCACCAGCGAGCCAGAATTCGTGGACGACTGGACCGGCCAGACCCTGGCGCAGGTCTGGCCGCCGTTGTTCGCCGGCGACGTCCCGGGCGCTTTGAAGATCTGGAACAAGTTCACTGCCGGCCCGCACCGCGAGCTGTCCGACCTGGACCCCGCGATCCCCGCGCTGATCGACGAGATGACGACCAAGACCTGGGCGAAGCACACCGACGCCAAGGACTGGTCCAGCCACGCCGAGGACACCTGGGCCCGGGCCGCGCGGCTGACCGTCCCGGTCATGGCGGTGATCGGGGGCGCCGACTCCGACGACCACCGGCACAACGCCGAGCGGCTCGCCGACAGCGTGGCCGACGCCCGGAAGATCACGATCGCCGACACCGCGCACTACCCGAACCTGGAGGACCCCGAAGCGTTCGACGCGGCGGTCATCGGGTTCGTCGACGCTTTGGTCTGA
- a CDS encoding polyprenyl synthetase family protein, with protein MQQDEALSVALKDGLLRVEEVLLNYTRSDHAYISEITSHLAQAGGKRTRPLLVLLAAQFGDPALAGVVESAVVVELTHLATLYHDDVMDEAALRRGVASANQRWDNSLAILSGDFLFARASSLLSELGPDAVRIQAETFERLVSGQISESVGPKNGQNPVDHHLEVLAGKTGSLIATAARFGAIFAGCTAEQEQILAEFGERFGVAFQLSDDLLDIASESEQSGKTPGTDLREGVHTLPMLIALAMDGSADRETARLQELLRTDLSADDASFDEALALLRAHPSMEQARDVVRGYAEKAKAVLEPLPEMPAKEAMKALCDVVISRTT; from the coding sequence ATGCAGCAGGACGAGGCCCTGTCCGTGGCCCTGAAGGACGGCCTGCTGCGGGTGGAGGAGGTGCTGCTGAACTACACCCGCAGCGACCACGCCTACATCAGCGAGATCACCTCGCACCTGGCCCAGGCCGGCGGCAAGCGCACCCGGCCGCTGCTGGTGCTGCTGGCCGCGCAGTTCGGCGACCCGGCCCTGGCCGGCGTCGTGGAGTCCGCGGTGGTGGTGGAGCTGACGCACCTCGCCACGCTCTACCACGACGACGTCATGGACGAGGCGGCGCTGCGCCGCGGCGTGGCCTCGGCGAACCAGCGCTGGGACAACTCGCTGGCCATCCTGTCCGGCGACTTCCTGTTCGCCCGCGCCTCCTCGCTGCTGTCCGAGCTGGGCCCGGACGCCGTGCGGATCCAGGCCGAGACCTTCGAGCGCCTGGTGAGCGGCCAGATCTCGGAGTCGGTGGGCCCGAAGAACGGCCAGAACCCGGTGGACCACCACCTGGAGGTCCTGGCCGGCAAGACCGGCTCGCTGATCGCCACCGCCGCCCGCTTCGGCGCGATCTTCGCCGGCTGCACCGCCGAGCAGGAACAGATACTGGCGGAGTTCGGCGAACGGTTCGGGGTGGCCTTCCAGCTCTCCGACGACCTGCTGGACATCGCCTCGGAGTCCGAGCAGTCCGGCAAGACGCCGGGCACGGACCTGCGCGAGGGCGTGCACACCCTGCCGATGCTGATCGCGCTGGCGATGGACGGCTCGGCCGACCGCGAGACCGCGCGCCTGCAGGAACTCCTGCGCACCGACCTGTCCGCCGACGACGCGTCCTTCGACGAGGCGCTGGCGCTGCTGCGCGCGCACCCGAGCATGGAGCAGGCGCGGGACGTGGTGCGCGGCTACGCGGAGAAGGCGAAGGCGGTGCTGGAGCCGCTGCCGGAGATGCCGGCCAAGGAAGCGATGAAGGCGCTGTGCGACGTGGTGATCTCCCGGACGACGTGA